Proteins encoded within one genomic window of Chloroflexaceae bacterium:
- a CDS encoding M4 family metallopeptidase, with protein sequence MKRVALIAATLMASAVLITAVPAQSQSPRDSALQRLSQDAHGAELEITWNPETGTPSFIRGNIAPAVTGAQEQATPTLKALAVVERYADLLGIADAERDLTVVKEETDELGMHHFLFQQVYRGINVYGGTVAVHFGADGETVVALSNQFVPDIHLTDTQARITADQALAAARKALPNGVLASEVRLAVYPTADHLAGAPAVLAWLVELRDDDLPARNLYVIDALNGTIVEVRSRLFEGRIRNTYDARNRRSLPGTLVRNEGQNPTGDADVDHAHDFAGATYDYYRNTHNRDSFNNRGARMISTANYGRGYRNAFWNGEQTVYGDYMAVLDIVAHEWTHAVTDHSADLEYRWQSGALNESFSDIFAAMVDRNDWLIGEDLPPFILGGREGVRDLANPPRFGQPDHTRHWLETCADSEGVHTNSGIVNKAYFNIAQAIGKDKAERIFYRALTVYLRPNSSLEDARAAALRATQDLYRIDSAEYPKVRDGFSAVGLNGQWSPRRNNCTCAASVALTNQAVFSGPLAALEAASTLYRFRDHMLNATEAGEHYRVLYEEHTGRISELLMRNPDLWTDSAHLVQAVLPGLNGLMDGRGDQQIVTPQLVKDTLAFLHRLAQADREAGGGQLANTIERERAVIDWNRLIGMTYEEAWQYIQTRMAGSVYLPLVMR encoded by the coding sequence ATGAAGAGGGTCGCCCTCATCGCTGCCACGCTGATGGCATCGGCGGTGTTGATCACCGCTGTGCCGGCGCAGTCCCAATCGCCTCGGGATTCAGCGCTTCAACGCCTCAGTCAGGACGCCCATGGCGCCGAGTTGGAGATCACCTGGAATCCCGAGACAGGTACGCCAAGCTTTATTCGCGGGAACATTGCTCCGGCTGTGACGGGAGCGCAGGAGCAGGCAACACCGACGCTTAAGGCGCTGGCTGTGGTCGAGCGGTACGCTGATCTCCTGGGCATCGCGGATGCCGAGCGCGATCTCACCGTTGTGAAGGAAGAGACTGACGAGTTAGGGATGCACCACTTCCTCTTCCAACAGGTATATCGTGGCATTAACGTCTACGGCGGGACGGTGGCGGTCCACTTTGGCGCCGATGGTGAGACGGTAGTAGCCCTTAGCAATCAGTTCGTGCCTGACATTCATTTGACCGACACTCAGGCGCGTATTACGGCTGATCAGGCGCTGGCAGCCGCCCGTAAGGCTCTGCCGAATGGAGTGCTCGCTTCAGAAGTGCGGCTAGCAGTCTACCCCACTGCTGATCATCTTGCTGGCGCTCCGGCGGTTCTGGCCTGGCTGGTCGAACTCCGCGACGATGATCTCCCAGCGCGCAACCTGTATGTGATTGATGCGCTCAACGGGACCATTGTTGAAGTTCGGAGTCGCTTGTTTGAAGGCCGCATCCGGAATACATATGATGCTAGAAATCGGCGCAGTTTGCCAGGTACGCTGGTGCGCAACGAGGGACAGAATCCAACAGGGGATGCTGATGTGGATCACGCGCACGACTTTGCCGGCGCCACCTACGATTACTACCGCAACACCCATAACCGTGACAGCTTCAATAACCGGGGCGCACGAATGATCTCGACTGCAAATTATGGTCGAGGTTACCGGAACGCCTTCTGGAACGGCGAGCAAACGGTCTATGGTGACTATATGGCAGTCCTGGATATTGTTGCCCATGAGTGGACCCACGCCGTAACCGATCACTCGGCCGATCTCGAATACCGCTGGCAGTCAGGAGCGCTCAACGAGAGCTTTTCGGACATTTTCGCGGCAATGGTGGATCGGAATGACTGGCTGATAGGTGAGGATCTGCCACCATTCATTCTGGGCGGACGCGAGGGCGTCCGCGATCTCGCCAACCCCCCACGCTTCGGGCAACCCGACCATACCCGCCATTGGTTAGAAACATGCGCCGACAGTGAAGGCGTGCATACCAACTCCGGCATCGTGAACAAGGCTTACTTTAATATCGCTCAGGCCATCGGCAAGGACAAGGCCGAGCGGATCTTTTACCGGGCTCTGACAGTCTACCTGCGCCCGAACTCCAGCCTGGAGGATGCCCGCGCTGCTGCATTACGGGCGACGCAGGATCTTTACAGAATAGATAGCGCTGAGTACCCCAAAGTTCGTGATGGCTTCAGCGCAGTGGGTCTGAACGGGCAATGGAGTCCGCGGCGTAACAATTGCACCTGTGCAGCGTCTGTCGCGCTAACGAACCAGGCCGTGTTTAGCGGGCCTCTGGCCGCCCTGGAGGCCGCCTCTACGCTGTATCGGTTCCGTGATCATATGCTAAATGCGACGGAGGCGGGCGAACATTACCGCGTGCTGTATGAGGAACATACCGGGCGGATCAGCGAGCTGCTGATGCGGAACCCGGATCTGTGGACGGACAGCGCCCACCTGGTGCAGGCGGTGCTGCCAGGACTGAACGGTCTGATGGACGGACGGGGCGATCAACAGATCGTGACGCCACAACTGGTCAAGGATACCCTGGCGTTCCTCCACCGGCTGGCCCAGGCGGATCGCGAGGCAGGCGGCGGTCAACTGGCTAATACTATCGAGCGCGAACGGGCAGTGATTGATTGGAACCGACTGATCGGCATGACCTATGAGGAAGCCTGGCAGTATATTCAGACACGAATGGCAGGCAGCGTATATCTGCCACTCGTGATGCGTTAG
- a CDS encoding ATP-binding protein, producing the protein MSSRPRSLDPMLAQATLPFVALDGAGMVLALNLAAARLYGRPADALIGLPFVEVVDPFSREKAALMIAEALTQGAAHDWELYHPQTDAPPLPVSYTAWRWRSEPAARFAVAAIGQPLTAAVSLAAQLAAANQQLEGALLQLERAHADLKNAQAQLVRSEKLRAMGQLVAGVAHELNTPLGFVSANLEFLAEQLPALAAASPDPDLAEDLADALAESREGLERIAGIVRDLRSFARPDSPTVQAADLNASLAATVRIARTLCPPGVTIVEDYGPLPPVVCAPGQINQVVLNLLTNAIQAIPESGTVSISTARENDRAVITIVDTGVGMDEATLARLGEPFFTTRPVGAGIGLGIAVSMGIVERHGGRLEFASTPGQGTTARLSLPLG; encoded by the coding sequence ATGAGCAGTCGCCCGCGTTCCCTTGACCCGATGCTTGCCCAGGCGACGCTGCCCTTCGTCGCGCTTGACGGCGCGGGGATGGTGCTGGCGCTGAACCTGGCTGCCGCGCGGCTCTACGGCCGTCCCGCGGACGCGCTCATCGGCCTGCCCTTCGTAGAAGTCGTTGACCCCTTCAGCCGCGAGAAGGCTGCGCTGATGATCGCCGAGGCGCTCACCCAGGGAGCCGCCCATGACTGGGAGTTGTATCACCCCCAGACCGACGCCCCGCCGCTGCCGGTAAGTTACACTGCCTGGCGCTGGCGTTCCGAACCCGCCGCGCGCTTCGCCGTCGCGGCCATCGGCCAGCCGCTGACCGCAGCAGTATCGCTGGCCGCGCAACTCGCCGCTGCCAATCAGCAACTGGAGGGCGCCCTGCTGCAACTCGAACGCGCCCACGCCGACCTGAAGAACGCCCAGGCCCAACTGGTGCGCTCGGAGAAGCTACGCGCCATGGGCCAGCTCGTCGCCGGCGTGGCCCACGAACTCAATACGCCCCTGGGCTTTGTCAGCGCCAATCTGGAGTTCCTGGCCGAGCAGTTGCCCGCTCTTGCCGCTGCCAGCCCCGATCCCGATCTGGCTGAGGATCTCGCCGACGCCCTGGCCGAGAGCCGGGAGGGTCTTGAGCGCATCGCCGGCATCGTGCGCGACCTGCGGAGCTTCGCCCGCCCCGATAGCCCGACCGTCCAGGCCGCCGATTTGAATGCCAGCCTGGCCGCCACCGTGCGCATCGCCCGCACCCTCTGCCCGCCCGGAGTGACCATCGTTGAAGACTACGGCCCGCTGCCGCCGGTGGTGTGCGCCCCGGGTCAGATCAACCAGGTCGTGCTCAACCTGCTCACAAATGCCATTCAGGCCATTCCGGAGAGCGGCACGGTCTCGATCAGCACCGCGCGGGAGAACGACCGGGCGGTGATTACGATTGTGGACACGGGAGTAGGCATGGACGAGGCAACCCTGGCGCGCCTGGGGGAGCCATTCTTCACCACCCGGCCGGTTGGCGCCGGCATCGGGCTGGGGATCGCCGTTAGCATGGGCATCGTTGAACGCCACGGCGGACGCCTGGAGTTTGCCAGCACGCCCGGACAGGGCACCACCGCGCGGCTCAGCCTGCCCCTGGGGTGA
- a CDS encoding response regulator: MVAPASTPGAAPDRPAILIVDDEPNVTRSLARSLRDRFTVFTATTATAALDIVARERIAVILTDQRMPDISGVQLLERARDIRPETLGILISGYTDVAALVDALNLGNVRGFLPKPWDIHQLRRQLEQAVRDYQAGFLERDVLRNTAEAVTRAQEQVAELRKALDEIASGHGDALFAQWERTNARAHHEPAGMFNHPFYNGPSSEAPISQYDPTTFNGLVAEYGDLLDQAVEQRFFQGQSAVPDHLRALSERLGTHWAGPRDAVEIHTTALKRRIAAAPAARVTVYVEEARLLLPELLGNLVVFYRAWLATTLAGRRPPSPSP; encoded by the coding sequence ATGGTTGCTCCCGCCTCCACTCCCGGGGCTGCGCCCGACCGGCCAGCCATTCTGATCGTTGACGATGAGCCCAACGTCACCCGCTCGCTCGCCCGCAGCCTCCGTGATCGGTTTACCGTCTTCACTGCCACCACTGCCACTGCGGCGCTCGACATTGTCGCCCGCGAGCGCATTGCGGTGATCCTCACTGACCAGCGCATGCCCGACATCAGCGGCGTGCAGTTGCTCGAACGCGCCCGCGATATTCGCCCCGAAACCCTCGGCATTCTGATCTCAGGCTACACCGATGTGGCCGCGCTGGTGGATGCGCTGAACCTGGGCAATGTCCGCGGCTTTCTCCCCAAGCCGTGGGACATCCACCAGTTGCGCCGCCAGTTGGAACAGGCCGTCCGCGATTATCAGGCCGGCTTCCTCGAACGCGACGTGCTGCGCAACACGGCCGAGGCCGTGACGCGGGCCCAGGAACAGGTGGCCGAGTTGCGCAAGGCGCTCGACGAGATCGCCTCAGGTCATGGCGATGCGCTCTTCGCCCAGTGGGAGCGCACTAATGCCCGAGCCCACCACGAGCCTGCGGGCATGTTCAATCACCCATTTTATAACGGCCCGTCCTCCGAAGCGCCGATCAGCCAGTACGATCCAACCACCTTTAACGGGCTGGTCGCCGAATACGGCGACCTGCTGGACCAGGCCGTCGAGCAGCGCTTTTTCCAGGGCCAGTCGGCGGTGCCCGACCACCTGCGCGCCCTGAGTGAGCGCCTGGGCACCCACTGGGCTGGCCCCCGCGATGCTGTCGAGATCCATACCACTGCGCTCAAGCGCCGTATCGCCGCCGCCCCCGCCGCCAGGGTGACGGTGTACGTGGAGGAGGCGCGCCTGCTGCTGCCGGAACTGCTCGGCAACCTGGTCGTGTTCTACCGCGCCTGGCTCGCCACGACCCTCGCCGGACGCCGGCCACCCTCGCCATCGCCATGA
- a CDS encoding secondary thiamine-phosphate synthase enzyme YjbQ → MLQRLTVRTPAQACLVDITGEVRDLARAAGVTEGTVLLYVPHTTCAITIQENADPGVQHDMLMVLRRLIPRNDPAYRHIEDNSASHLQASAMGFSHFVFVSGGRLVLGRWQAIYLAEFDGPRTREVLVKVLRDA, encoded by the coding sequence ATGCTCCAACGGCTGACGGTGCGCACGCCGGCACAGGCGTGTCTGGTGGATATTACCGGCGAGGTGCGAGACCTCGCGCGGGCGGCGGGGGTGACCGAGGGCACCGTGCTGCTCTATGTGCCCCATACCACCTGCGCAATCACCATCCAGGAGAACGCCGACCCCGGCGTGCAGCACGATATGCTGATGGTGCTGCGCCGGCTCATTCCGCGTAACGACCCGGCCTACCGCCACATTGAGGACAACTCGGCCTCCCACCTCCAGGCCAGCGCCATGGGCTTCTCGCATTTCGTCTTCGTGAGCGGCGGGCGGCTGGTGCTGGGGCGCTGGCAGGCGATCTACCTGGCCGAGTTCGACGGCCCGCGCACCCGCGAGGTGCTGGTCAAGGTGCTGCGCGATGCTTGA
- a CDS encoding DUF2029 domain-containing protein produces the protein MAPSSPPATESSALEASPATPSSGRPRRRRMPVAITLALAGLSGGFYAMLLTGLLADPWLRGVDFLSFYTAGRLANTAPLSELYDLDRQRAIQHALVGGAFFANGLLPFNHPPFLAPILGLCIDGDYRASYLRWVGMMTVVAAIAALILARMHLQESAPANAAPDPSRRARRPASGDALLVLVGLLIFYPTFISLLKGQDTALILLGMAGWMAALRAQRPLLAGLALGLTVIKPHLTLALGVPMLLARPRAAPGLLLSAGGLGALSVALVGVEGVRDYLALIALSNAGEGFGLNQDAMYNLTGALARAAPGLDPTARNVIKWGAFLLGITAITWLWQRGDARMEMTSVGAAVVLTLLVAPHLHAHDLSLLALPAVALAACGRFSRGAFGAWAPVLPAILSAALLSAMLLPEPWSYRGVYLIMGLLLVGLMRCTSHTWFTPTFPSDGGGEAPPARNPCCACGGRAPWHSQDESAAANGTNGSQRAAPFTAPSDCY, from the coding sequence ATGGCCCCCTCATCGCCGCCTGCCACTGAGTCGTCGGCTCTTGAAGCATCGCCTGCGACGCCCTCATCCGGGCGCCCACGCCGCCGGCGGATGCCGGTCGCCATCACCCTGGCTCTCGCCGGACTGAGCGGCGGGTTTTACGCTATGCTCCTGACCGGCCTCCTGGCCGACCCCTGGCTGCGCGGCGTCGATTTTTTGAGTTTCTATACCGCCGGACGGCTGGCCAATACGGCGCCGCTCAGCGAGTTGTACGACCTGGACCGGCAACGGGCCATCCAGCATGCCCTCGTCGGCGGCGCCTTCTTTGCGAATGGTCTGTTGCCGTTCAATCATCCACCATTTCTCGCGCCGATCCTTGGCCTGTGCATTGACGGTGATTATCGGGCCTCGTACCTGCGCTGGGTGGGGATGATGACGGTAGTGGCGGCCATCGCGGCCCTCATTCTCGCCAGAATGCACCTTCAGGAAAGCGCGCCCGCCAATGCTGCGCCTGATCCATCGAGACGCGCCCGACGACCAGCATCAGGCGATGCGCTTCTGGTGCTCGTCGGGCTGCTGATCTTCTACCCAACCTTCATCAGCCTATTGAAAGGTCAGGACACCGCCCTGATTCTGCTGGGAATGGCCGGCTGGATGGCGGCACTGCGCGCCCAACGCCCCCTGCTGGCGGGGCTGGCCCTGGGTCTCACGGTGATCAAACCGCATCTGACCCTGGCCCTGGGCGTGCCGATGCTGCTTGCCCGCCCCCGCGCCGCGCCAGGGTTGCTGCTTTCGGCGGGGGGCCTGGGGGCGCTTAGCGTGGCCCTTGTCGGCGTGGAGGGCGTGCGGGACTACCTGGCGCTCATCGCCTTGAGCAATGCGGGCGAGGGTTTTGGCCTGAACCAGGATGCAATGTACAACCTCACCGGCGCGCTAGCACGCGCGGCGCCCGGCCTGGACCCGACGGCGCGAAACGTGATCAAATGGGGCGCATTCCTGCTGGGGATCACGGCCATCACATGGCTCTGGCAACGAGGTGATGCGCGTATGGAGATGACCAGCGTCGGAGCGGCCGTTGTGCTGACCCTGCTGGTCGCGCCCCATCTACACGCCCACGACCTCAGCCTCCTGGCGCTGCCGGCGGTGGCGCTGGCAGCCTGTGGTCGCTTCTCCAGGGGCGCGTTCGGCGCCTGGGCGCCGGTACTGCCGGCGATCCTCTCGGCGGCGCTGTTGAGCGCGATGCTTCTTCCGGAACCATGGTCATACCGGGGCGTCTACCTGATTATGGGCCTGTTGCTGGTCGGGTTGATGCGCTGTACATCTCACACCTGGTTCACACCTACGTTCCCGTCGGATGGGGGCGGGGAGGCGCCGCCCGCCCGCAACCCCTGTTGCGCCTGCGGCGGGCGCGCGCCATGGCACAGCCAGGACGAGTCTGCCGCCGCGAACGGAACCAATGGATCGCAGAGGGCTGCGCCCTTCACAGCGCCCTCGGACTGTTACTAA
- a CDS encoding nucleotidyltransferase domain-containing protein, with the protein MTDAIAPERLAALRAWCAQRGIVVAALFGSRATGRASEQSDYDLALTPAPPPAERLDWQAELEAILDRDVDLVFLSPETDPVLGWEIARNGRLLYEARPGDWAAWRARLWHAYNDALPFRRALEESLRRYAEEVRRVT; encoded by the coding sequence ATGACCGACGCGATTGCCCCGGAGCGGCTGGCGGCCCTGCGTGCCTGGTGCGCGCAGCGTGGGATCGTGGTCGCGGCGCTCTTCGGCTCGCGCGCCACCGGGCGCGCGAGCGAGCAGAGCGACTACGACCTGGCGCTCACCCCCGCCCCCCCTCCCGCCGAACGGCTGGACTGGCAGGCGGAGCTGGAGGCCATCCTCGACCGGGACGTGGATCTGGTCTTCCTGTCACCCGAAACCGACCCGGTGCTGGGCTGGGAGATCGCCCGCAATGGCCGCCTGCTCTACGAGGCCCGCCCGGGGGACTGGGCGGCCTGGCGCGCCCGGCTCTGGCACGCCTACAACGACGCGCTGCCCTTCCGCCGCGCTCTGGAGGAGTCCCTGCGGCGCTACGCCGAGGAGGTGCGGCGTGTCACGTGA